From the genome of Marixanthomonas ophiurae, one region includes:
- a CDS encoding SPOR domain-containing protein, whose product MKTAYIYKLVIASILFTFFSQSTLAQQGKVTIDQDQKITKLLELKKSLEKDNKLSNGYTIQLYYGELTKANTFIKKYRGLYGTWPASIEYETPNYKVWVGSFNDRLDADRALIEIQKGFPSAFILKPQNRG is encoded by the coding sequence ATGAAAACAGCCTATATTTATAAATTGGTTATTGCCAGTATTTTATTTACTTTTTTTTCACAGTCCACGCTAGCACAACAAGGAAAAGTAACCATTGATCAAGACCAGAAAATCACGAAATTGTTGGAATTAAAAAAAAGCTTGGAAAAAGACAACAAGCTATCCAACGGATATACCATACAGTTGTACTATGGTGAACTTACAAAAGCCAACACATTCATAAAAAAATATCGTGGTCTCTACGGAACTTGGCCTGCCTCTATTGAATATGAAACACCTAACTATAAAGTTTGGGTTGGTAGTTTTAACGATCGTTTAGACGCCGATAGAGCACTGATTGAAATTCAAAAAGGATTTCCTTCCGCTTTTATTTTAAAACCACAGAATAGAGGCTAA
- the rimP gene encoding ribosome assembly cofactor RimP — protein MREEVLQLLEKALEDNKSLFLIDFTITEANQIRITIDGDNGVTVEDCIAVSRAIEHNLDREETDFSLEVMSAGVSQPLQAPRQYKKNIGRKLQVKTESGESIEGELTEATEQEVTLKWKTREPKPIGKGKHTVKKEAVVPYNDIVEAKVMITFN, from the coding sequence ATGCGTGAAGAGGTATTACAATTATTGGAAAAAGCCCTTGAAGACAACAAATCGTTGTTTTTAATTGACTTTACTATTACTGAAGCTAATCAGATTAGGATAACCATAGATGGTGACAACGGTGTTACTGTTGAAGATTGTATTGCTGTAAGTCGCGCTATTGAGCATAATCTAGATAGAGAGGAAACTGATTTTTCTTTGGAGGTTATGTCGGCAGGGGTTTCACAACCTCTACAGGCGCCTCGCCAATACAAAAAGAATATTGGAAGAAAATTACAAGTTAAAACCGAATCTGGAGAATCCATAGAAGGAGAGTTAACCGAAGCCACAGAACAGGAGGTTACTTTAAAATGGAAAACCCGCGAACCCAAGCCAATTGGTAAGGGGAAGCACACTGTTAAAAAAGAAGCAGTTGTGCCCTATAACGATATTGTTGAAGCAAAAGTGATGATAACATTTAATTAG
- a CDS encoding phenylacetate--CoA ligase family protein — protein sequence MIPEIEKVSQTEIKPFQEQKLRELAAYVYAKSPYYKRLFVKHNLTPESIQTLEDLQRFPVTTKDDLQTYNDDFLCVPKQQIIDYVTTSGTLGEPVVIGLTDADLDRLAYNEAISFACSGVTKDDIIQLMTTMDRRFMAGMAYFLGARKLGAGIIRVGSGVPELQWDSILKFQPTYLITVPSFLLKLITYAEAHNIDVNKTSVKAAICIGEPIRNQDFTLNVLSEKIKSKWNIELFSTYASTEMSTAFNECEAHLGGHHHPELIITEILNKENKPVLEGEVGELTITTLGVEGIPLVRFKTGDMLKAHSEPCSCGRNTLRLGPVVGRKKQMIKYKGTTLYPPAMLNVLQHFEAVEAFVIEILTNDLGTDEILLKIAARDPSEQLVQDIKDHFRAKLRVTPQLVFEKAEVIEALRRSKTDRKPQVIIDRRT from the coding sequence ATGATCCCTGAAATAGAAAAAGTATCCCAAACCGAAATAAAACCGTTTCAGGAGCAGAAGTTGAGAGAGCTTGCTGCTTATGTTTATGCCAAATCGCCTTATTATAAAAGACTGTTTGTAAAGCATAATCTTACTCCGGAAAGCATACAGACATTAGAAGATTTGCAGCGCTTTCCAGTGACCACCAAAGATGACTTGCAAACGTATAACGATGATTTTTTATGTGTTCCGAAGCAACAAATAATAGATTACGTGACTACTTCCGGCACGTTGGGGGAGCCGGTAGTAATCGGGTTAACAGATGCCGATTTAGATCGATTGGCGTATAACGAAGCGATTTCGTTTGCGTGTTCAGGGGTAACAAAAGACGATATCATTCAATTAATGACCACGATGGATCGTCGTTTTATGGCTGGGATGGCTTATTTTTTAGGGGCTCGAAAACTGGGAGCGGGGATTATTAGAGTAGGCTCAGGTGTGCCCGAATTGCAATGGGATTCCATTTTAAAATTTCAACCCACCTATTTAATTACCGTACCTTCCTTTTTGTTAAAACTAATAACTTATGCAGAAGCGCATAATATAGATGTAAACAAAACAAGTGTAAAAGCAGCCATCTGTATTGGCGAACCCATCAGAAACCAGGACTTTACCTTAAATGTTCTTTCTGAAAAAATAAAATCTAAATGGAATATCGAGCTTTTTTCTACCTATGCTTCCACCGAAATGAGCACCGCTTTTAACGAATGTGAAGCGCATTTGGGTGGTCATCATCATCCCGAATTAATAATTACTGAAATTTTAAATAAAGAAAACAAACCCGTTTTAGAGGGTGAAGTAGGCGAGTTGACCATTACTACGTTAGGTGTGGAAGGAATACCTTTAGTACGTTTTAAAACTGGTGATATGCTCAAGGCTCATTCAGAACCTTGTTCCTGCGGAAGAAATACGTTGCGATTGGGCCCAGTTGTAGGGAGAAAAAAGCAAATGATAAAATATAAAGGCACGACATTATATCCGCCAGCTATGTTAAATGTGTTACAGCATTTTGAGGCGGTAGAAGCTTTTGTAATCGAAATTTTGACCAACGATTTGGGAACAGACGAAATTTTGTTGAAAATAGCTGCAAGAGATCCTTCAGAACAATTAGTCCAAGATATTAAAGATCATTTTAGAGCAAAGCTACGAGTGACACCACAATTGGTTTTTGAAAAAGCGGAAGTCATTGAAGCGTTAAGAAGATCAAAGACTGATAGAAAGCCACAGGTTATTATTGATAGACGGACATAA
- the infB gene encoding translation initiation factor IF-2, with product MAEVKSKRLNKVLREFNISLDRAVEFLGSKGYEVDARPTTKISDEEYEVLFDEFQTDKSKKMESKEVGEEKRKEKEELRLEREREQEEKQKKEAKKVVKAEAKLDGPKQVGKIDLDADKKKAKEKTEPAKKTEEKVEEKAAEKVVEAKPETKKDTSKKEATKKESTNKESLKKETPKKEEPKAKEEKPEAKKPKEEPKKEEPKAEKIEKEEEKDSGSVQTNYKKLDGPNFTGEKIDLSKFKKPEKKKKEKKEDDKKGKRSRRRRISKKAPNKGGNYKDNRGRGKGRSNAPKEEPTEEEIQKQVRETLEKLQGKSSKGKGAKYRRDKRDTHRQKTEDDLAQQEADSKLLKVTEFVTVSEVATMMNVPVTKIISTCMSLGMMVTMNQRLDAETLTIVAEEFDYEVEFVTADIEESVQEEVDAPEDLEARAPIVTVMGHVDHGKTSLLDYVRKENVIAGESGGITQHIGAYAVQLEDGQKISFLDTPGHEAFTAMRARGAQVTDLAIIVIAADDDIMPQTKEAISHAQAAGVPIIFAINKIDRPVSNPEKIKEGLAGMNLLVEDWGGKIQSQDISAKTGQGVPELLEKVLLEAELLELKANPNKKANGTVVEAYLDKGRGYISTILVQGGTLKIGDYVLAGQHSGKIKAMQDERGNNVKEAGPSTPVSILGLDGAPQAGDKFNVFEDEREAKDIANKRTQLQREQSVRTQRHITLDEIGRRIALGDFKELNIILKGDVDGSVEALTDSFQKLSTEEIQVNIIHKGVGAITESDVLLASASDAIIIGFNVRPMGNARQIADKEEIDIRMYSIIYAAINDLKDAMEGMLSPEIKEEITGNAEIRETFKISKIGTIAGCMVTSGKIYRNSGIRLIREGVVVYTGELASLKRFKDDVKEVAKGYDCGIQVKNYNDIKEGDVIEAFQEVAVKKKLK from the coding sequence ATGGCTGAAGTAAAATCGAAAAGGCTAAACAAAGTATTACGCGAATTCAACATCTCGCTGGATCGTGCCGTAGAATTTTTAGGTTCTAAAGGCTACGAGGTGGACGCACGTCCTACCACGAAAATCTCAGATGAAGAATACGAAGTGCTTTTTGACGAGTTCCAAACCGACAAGAGCAAGAAGATGGAGTCGAAAGAAGTTGGAGAGGAAAAACGCAAAGAGAAAGAAGAACTTCGTTTGGAACGGGAACGCGAACAGGAAGAAAAGCAAAAGAAGGAAGCCAAAAAAGTCGTAAAAGCTGAAGCCAAGCTTGATGGCCCTAAGCAAGTAGGGAAAATTGACTTAGATGCTGATAAAAAGAAAGCCAAAGAAAAAACCGAACCTGCTAAGAAAACGGAAGAGAAAGTAGAAGAAAAGGCAGCGGAAAAAGTTGTAGAGGCAAAACCTGAAACTAAGAAGGATACTTCTAAAAAGGAAGCCACTAAAAAGGAATCCACTAATAAGGAATCCCTTAAAAAAGAAACTCCTAAAAAGGAAGAGCCAAAAGCTAAAGAAGAAAAGCCTGAAGCTAAAAAACCTAAAGAGGAACCTAAAAAAGAGGAGCCTAAAGCTGAAAAAATAGAGAAAGAAGAAGAGAAAGATTCTGGCTCTGTTCAAACTAATTATAAAAAGCTTGACGGTCCTAACTTTACAGGTGAAAAAATAGACCTTTCTAAGTTTAAGAAGCCTGAAAAGAAAAAGAAGGAAAAGAAAGAGGACGACAAAAAAGGCAAAAGAAGCCGAAGACGTCGTATAAGTAAAAAAGCTCCTAATAAAGGTGGTAATTATAAAGATAACAGAGGTCGCGGAAAAGGCAGATCTAATGCGCCTAAAGAAGAGCCTACTGAGGAGGAAATCCAAAAACAAGTAAGAGAAACCCTTGAAAAACTTCAAGGAAAATCTTCAAAAGGAAAAGGAGCTAAGTATCGTAGGGATAAAAGAGATACCCACCGTCAAAAAACGGAAGACGATCTAGCACAGCAAGAAGCAGACAGCAAATTACTTAAAGTTACCGAGTTTGTAACTGTAAGTGAAGTTGCTACGATGATGAATGTTCCGGTAACCAAGATTATATCGACTTGTATGTCTCTTGGTATGATGGTAACTATGAATCAACGTTTAGATGCAGAAACCCTTACCATTGTTGCAGAAGAATTTGACTACGAAGTGGAATTTGTAACTGCTGATATAGAAGAAAGCGTTCAAGAAGAGGTAGATGCACCTGAAGATTTAGAGGCAAGAGCTCCAATTGTTACAGTAATGGGTCACGTTGACCACGGTAAAACATCGTTATTGGATTACGTACGTAAAGAAAATGTAATTGCAGGAGAGTCTGGTGGTATTACACAGCACATTGGTGCGTATGCCGTACAACTGGAAGATGGTCAGAAAATATCATTCCTTGATACACCGGGACACGAAGCGTTTACCGCGATGCGTGCTAGGGGTGCTCAAGTTACCGACCTTGCAATTATTGTAATTGCGGCAGATGATGATATTATGCCACAAACCAAAGAGGCAATTAGTCACGCGCAAGCTGCTGGAGTACCTATTATATTTGCTATTAATAAAATTGATAGACCTGTATCTAACCCAGAAAAAATTAAAGAAGGATTAGCAGGTATGAACCTCTTAGTTGAAGACTGGGGTGGAAAAATACAATCACAAGATATTTCGGCAAAAACGGGACAAGGTGTTCCTGAGTTGTTGGAAAAAGTATTACTAGAAGCCGAATTATTAGAGCTTAAAGCTAACCCAAATAAAAAAGCAAACGGTACTGTTGTTGAAGCCTATTTAGATAAAGGGCGTGGTTATATTTCCACAATCTTAGTACAAGGCGGAACTTTAAAAATTGGAGACTACGTATTGGCCGGTCAGCATAGCGGTAAAATTAAAGCGATGCAAGATGAACGGGGTAATAATGTTAAAGAAGCAGGGCCTTCAACGCCAGTCTCTATTTTAGGATTGGACGGAGCGCCACAAGCAGGTGATAAGTTTAATGTGTTTGAAGACGAGCGTGAAGCTAAAGATATTGCAAATAAACGTACTCAATTACAACGTGAACAATCTGTAAGGACTCAGCGTCACATTACACTTGATGAAATTGGAAGAAGAATTGCATTAGGCGACTTTAAAGAGCTTAACATTATCCTTAAGGGTGATGTAGATGGTTCGGTTGAAGCATTGACAGACTCCTTCCAGAAACTCTCTACGGAAGAAATACAAGTTAATATCATCCATAAAGGAGTTGGTGCCATTACCGAAAGTGATGTGCTGTTAGCTTCGGCTTCAGATGCTATTATAATTGGATTTAATGTACGCCCAATGGGTAATGCACGCCAAATAGCTGATAAAGAAGAAATCGATATCAGAATGTATTCTATTATCTATGCAGCCATCAACGATCTTAAAGATGCGATGGAAGGTATGCTTTCCCCTGAAATAAAAGAGGAAATCACAGGTAATGCTGAAATAAGAGAAACCTTTAAAATCTCGAAAATCGGAACGATTGCTGGTTGTATGGTAACAAGCGGGAAAATATATCGTAACTCGGGTATCCGTTTAATTCGGGAAGGTGTAGTTGTTTATACGGGTGAACTAGCATCCCTTAAACGATTTAAGGACGATGTTAAGGAAGTAGCTAAAGGATACGATTGTGGTATTCAGGTTAAAAACTACAACGATATAAAAGAAGGTGATGTAATTGAAGCCTTCCAAGAAGTTGCGGTTAAAAAGAAACTTAAGTAG
- a CDS encoding C45 family autoproteolytic acyltransferase/hydolase yields MRSQTVSTYFFCLSFLLVLASCGVKKSLQDRSDISQYTADIPEREIINDSTYVAGNNFLTKNKHGQWELYVEGDPLEIGLLTGSLTRELLQKQERVFLQKVEELVPSKGKQKFLRKFLSWYNRKLYKHVTEEYKTEIYGVSRYASDEFNNIAPPYLRALYLHGAHDIGHALKDLMLVGCSSFAVWGEKSEDGNLLIARNFDFYAGDAFAEDKIIAFVKPDQGYPFMSVTWGGMMGVVSGMNNQGLTVTINAGKSDIPLVAKAPISLVTREILQYASTIDEAIEIAKKREVFVSEAIFVGSANNGKAAIIEVSPNDLGVYEVENTSELICSNHFQSETFANDRKNVKWIKESHSQYRFDRMEELLNEDQKINPTEAVAILRNKKGLDNIPLGYGNEKALNQLLAHHGIVFQPEDLTVWVSSNPYQLGEFVAYDLNKIFNENRRFSSQPISEENLTIAEDSFAVSQEFKDYEAYRILERRVEEALEEETEIGAAQLMKLQSLNPEYWKAYFLSGKYYYEHTQYEKALKAFTLAESKEITTVPDEEKVEKYLKRTKRKLR; encoded by the coding sequence CAAACAGTTTCTACATACTTTTTTTGCCTTTCTTTTTTGTTGGTGTTGGCTTCTTGTGGCGTTAAAAAATCGTTGCAAGATCGATCTGATATCAGTCAATATACAGCAGATATTCCTGAACGGGAAATAATAAACGATTCCACCTACGTTGCCGGAAACAATTTTCTTACCAAAAACAAACACGGCCAATGGGAATTGTATGTAGAAGGCGACCCACTTGAAATTGGTTTGTTAACCGGAAGCTTAACGCGAGAATTACTTCAAAAGCAAGAGCGGGTGTTTCTTCAAAAAGTAGAAGAATTGGTGCCTTCAAAAGGAAAACAAAAATTCCTTCGGAAATTTTTATCGTGGTACAACCGTAAGTTATACAAACATGTAACCGAAGAATACAAAACTGAAATCTATGGTGTTTCCCGCTACGCTTCAGATGAATTTAACAACATAGCGCCACCTTATTTACGCGCACTTTATTTGCACGGAGCACACGATATTGGACACGCATTAAAAGATTTAATGTTGGTGGGTTGCAGTTCGTTTGCGGTTTGGGGTGAAAAATCGGAAGATGGCAACTTACTCATTGCTCGTAATTTCGATTTTTACGCCGGTGATGCTTTTGCAGAAGATAAAATAATCGCCTTTGTAAAACCCGATCAAGGCTATCCGTTTATGTCAGTCACTTGGGGTGGGATGATGGGAGTGGTTTCCGGAATGAACAATCAAGGATTGACCGTTACGATTAATGCAGGAAAATCGGATATTCCGTTAGTAGCAAAAGCACCTATTTCGTTGGTTACACGAGAGATATTGCAATATGCTTCCACGATCGATGAAGCCATTGAAATCGCAAAAAAGCGAGAGGTATTTGTTTCCGAAGCTATTTTTGTAGGCAGTGCCAACAATGGAAAAGCAGCTATTATTGAAGTGTCGCCAAATGATTTAGGCGTGTACGAAGTGGAGAATACGAGTGAATTAATCTGTTCCAACCACTTTCAGAGTGAAACCTTTGCTAACGATCGAAAAAATGTAAAATGGATTAAAGAAAGTCATTCACAATACCGTTTTGATCGAATGGAAGAACTGCTGAATGAAGACCAAAAGATAAATCCTACAGAAGCGGTTGCTATTCTTCGGAATAAAAAAGGATTAGATAATATCCCTTTGGGTTACGGCAACGAAAAAGCACTGAATCAATTATTGGCGCATCACGGAATTGTATTTCAGCCCGAAGATTTAACCGTTTGGGTGTCTTCAAACCCATATCAATTAGGGGAATTTGTTGCTTATGATTTAAACAAAATTTTTAATGAGAATAGGAGATTTTCAAGTCAGCCCATTTCAGAAGAAAACTTAACCATTGCTGAAGATTCTTTTGCAGTTTCCCAAGAATTTAAAGATTATGAAGCCTATCGTATATTAGAACGTAGAGTAGAGGAGGCTTTAGAAGAAGAAACCGAAATAGGCGCTGCTCAATTAATGAAATTACAGTCTTTAAATCCTGAATATTGGAAAGCATACTTTTTATCTGGGAAGTATTATTACGAACATACACAGTATGAAAAAGCCTTAAAAGCCTTTACTTTGGCAGAAAGCAAAGAGATAACCACAGTTCCTGACGAGGAAAAGGTGGAAAAATATCTTAAAAGAACAAAACGAAAACTACGCTAA
- a CDS encoding c-type cytochrome, which produces MKKVNYRNLSSCLSFLLLALLLTVSTTVLAQDESAADTTATASTETAPAEGSGGDVAAGENLFKANCAACHKLDRKATGPALRGVADKYDRDWLYEWIKDSQAMIKSGDPQAVKLFEENNNSVMTAFPQLSNGDIDNILAYTSAPKPEPTVAQTPANGGGGEGGSGVSNNIVLGALALVFLLLVVMLFLVTNTLKKIAAANGVEYPEKEARTPIWKAFVQNQFLVLVTSVFLLLTAGYFMYGFMMQVGVDQGYAPVQPIHFSHKIHAGDNQVDCNFCHSSARKSKTSGIPSLNVCMNCHKNIAEVAPETATEEYSKEFYDAEIQKLYDAVGWNVDEQAYTGEEKPVKWVRIHNLPDFAYFNHSQHVTVAGIACQECHGPVEEFEIMEQHSPLTMGWCINCHRETNVRMEGNEYYEKIHEELAKKYGVEKVTAAQMGGLECGKCHY; this is translated from the coding sequence ATGAAAAAGGTGAATTACCGAAATCTATCCTCCTGTTTGTCATTTCTCTTGTTGGCTCTATTGCTAACAGTTTCCACTACCGTTTTAGCGCAAGATGAATCTGCTGCTGATACAACAGCAACTGCGTCTACTGAAACTGCTCCGGCCGAAGGGTCTGGTGGTGATGTGGCCGCCGGGGAAAATTTGTTTAAGGCCAACTGTGCCGCTTGTCATAAACTTGATCGTAAAGCGACAGGGCCTGCTCTTCGTGGTGTGGCTGATAAATATGATCGTGATTGGTTGTACGAATGGATAAAGGATAGTCAGGCAATGATTAAGTCTGGAGATCCTCAAGCTGTAAAATTATTTGAAGAAAACAATAATTCTGTTATGACTGCCTTTCCGCAGTTGAGTAATGGTGACATAGATAATATATTAGCGTATACTAGCGCACCAAAACCTGAGCCAACTGTTGCTCAAACACCTGCAAACGGTGGCGGTGGCGAAGGAGGAAGTGGTGTTTCCAATAATATTGTGTTAGGCGCTCTTGCTTTAGTGTTTTTGTTGTTAGTTGTAATGTTGTTCTTAGTAACAAATACACTTAAAAAGATTGCTGCGGCCAATGGCGTTGAATACCCAGAAAAAGAAGCTCGCACTCCAATTTGGAAAGCTTTTGTTCAAAATCAATTTTTGGTATTAGTAACCTCTGTTTTCTTATTATTGACAGCGGGATATTTTATGTACGGTTTTATGATGCAGGTGGGTGTAGATCAAGGTTACGCTCCTGTCCAGCCTATTCATTTTTCACACAAAATACATGCGGGTGATAATCAAGTAGATTGTAACTTCTGTCACTCTTCGGCAAGAAAAAGTAAAACATCAGGTATTCCTTCATTAAATGTTTGTATGAACTGTCATAAGAACATTGCTGAGGTAGCTCCCGAAACTGCTACTGAAGAATACTCAAAAGAGTTCTATGACGCTGAAATTCAAAAATTATACGATGCAGTAGGTTGGAATGTAGATGAACAGGCTTACACGGGTGAAGAAAAGCCGGTTAAGTGGGTTCGTATTCATAATTTACCAGATTTTGCATACTTTAACCATTCACAGCACGTAACTGTGGCTGGGATAGCGTGTCAAGAATGTCACGGTCCTGTAGAGGAATTTGAAATAATGGAACAACATTCTCCATTAACAATGGGATGGTGTATTAATTGTCACCGTGAAACCAATGTGCGTATGGAAGGCAACGAATATTATGAAAAAATTCATGAGGAACTTGCTAAAAAATACGGCGTTGAAAAAGTGACTGCTGCACAAATGGGTGGCCTTGAATGTGGTAAATGTCACTACTAA
- a CDS encoding universal stress protein: MKRILVPTDFSPQAENALKVAVQMAEKHDSEIYLFHTVELPSHLATTANTSALPESIYFIKLTEKRFADIMKRPYIENVNISQTIGHGEIYEDILNAVKERDIDLIIMGSHGASGFKEMFIGSNTEKVVRTSKIPVLVIKNEHEKFEVNDFVFATDFSEECRTPFSKAQKFADTLGAKMHLLYVNTPSGFKTSSEAHKIMNNFIKGMGAENYTLNVYNETAVEKGILNFTKENKYQLIGMSTHGRKGLSHFFNGSISEDLVNHANMPVVTFKI; the protein is encoded by the coding sequence ATGAAACGGATTTTAGTACCCACCGACTTCTCACCTCAAGCAGAAAACGCACTGAAAGTAGCCGTACAAATGGCAGAAAAACACGACAGTGAAATTTATTTATTTCACACTGTAGAACTGCCAAGCCATCTTGCAACTACAGCTAATACCAGCGCACTACCAGAATCCATTTATTTTATAAAACTAACCGAAAAACGGTTTGCAGACATTATGAAACGTCCTTATATAGAGAACGTGAACATAAGCCAAACTATTGGTCACGGCGAAATCTATGAAGATATTCTAAATGCAGTTAAAGAAAGAGACATAGATCTTATCATAATGGGCTCACACGGTGCTAGTGGGTTTAAAGAAATGTTTATAGGTAGCAATACCGAAAAAGTAGTCCGGACTTCAAAAATTCCTGTTTTAGTAATTAAAAATGAACACGAAAAATTTGAGGTAAACGATTTTGTTTTTGCAACCGACTTTTCTGAAGAATGCCGTACGCCGTTCAGCAAAGCTCAAAAATTTGCAGATACCTTGGGTGCGAAAATGCACTTACTATACGTAAACACACCTAGCGGCTTTAAAACTTCCAGCGAAGCTCATAAAATAATGAACAATTTTATTAAAGGAATGGGCGCCGAAAATTACACCTTGAACGTTTATAATGAGACCGCTGTAGAAAAAGGTATTTTAAATTTTACCAAGGAAAACAAGTATCAATTAATTGGAATGAGTACACACGGTCGAAAGGGCTTATCACACTTTTTTAATGGTAGTATTAGTGAAGACTTGGTGAACCACGCTAATATGCCGGTTGTAACATTCAAAATTTAA
- the nusA gene encoding transcription termination factor NusA codes for MENLALIDSFSEFKDDKLIDRVTLMAILEDVFRNALKKKYGSDDNFDIIINPDKGDLEIWRNRIVVADGEVEDSNEEISLSEAQKIEPDFEIGEDVSEEVKLIDLGRRSILALRQNLISKIHEHDNTNIYKQFKELEGDIYTAEVHHIRHRAVILLDDEGNEIIMPKDRQIPSDFFRKGDNVRGIIESVELKGNKPVIIMSRASPIFLEKLFEQEIPEVFDGLINVQKVVRIPGEKAKVAVDSYDDRIDPVGACVGMKGSRIHGIVRELGNENIDVINYTNNLNLFITRALSPAKVTSIKIDEETKRAEVLLRPEEVSKAIGRGGHNIRLAGQLTGYEIDVLREGAEEDVELREFSDEIEDWIIKEFQKIGLDTAKSVLEYDMADLIKRTDLEEETVKHVINILKEEFEE; via the coding sequence ATGGAAAATTTAGCGTTAATCGATTCTTTTTCGGAATTTAAAGACGATAAGCTCATTGATAGGGTAACGCTTATGGCGATACTGGAAGACGTTTTTAGAAACGCTTTGAAGAAAAAATACGGAAGTGATGATAATTTTGATATAATTATAAACCCTGATAAAGGTGATTTAGAAATTTGGCGTAACCGAATTGTGGTTGCAGATGGCGAAGTTGAAGATAGTAATGAAGAAATATCACTTTCTGAAGCACAAAAAATTGAACCCGATTTTGAAATTGGGGAAGATGTTTCAGAAGAAGTAAAATTAATAGATTTAGGACGCCGCTCTATTTTAGCGCTACGTCAAAATTTAATCTCAAAAATACACGAACACGATAATACAAACATTTACAAGCAGTTTAAAGAGTTAGAAGGTGATATTTACACCGCCGAGGTACATCATATTCGTCACCGTGCAGTAATTTTGCTTGATGATGAAGGTAACGAAATCATTATGCCGAAAGACAGGCAAATTCCTTCAGATTTCTTCAGAAAAGGAGACAATGTCCGAGGAATTATTGAAAGTGTTGAGCTTAAAGGAAACAAGCCGGTTATTATCATGTCGCGTGCAAGCCCTATATTCCTCGAAAAACTATTTGAACAAGAAATCCCTGAAGTGTTTGATGGGTTAATAAATGTTCAAAAAGTTGTAAGAATACCAGGTGAAAAAGCAAAAGTTGCTGTAGATTCGTACGATGATCGTATTGACCCTGTAGGAGCTTGTGTAGGGATGAAAGGATCTCGTATTCATGGTATAGTTCGTGAATTGGGTAATGAAAATATTGATGTAATAAATTACACCAATAACCTTAATTTGTTTATCACAAGAGCATTGAGTCCTGCAAAAGTGACCTCAATCAAGATAGATGAAGAAACTAAACGCGCAGAAGTTTTATTGCGCCCAGAAGAAGTTTCAAAAGCTATTGGTCGTGGCGGTCACAACATTAGATTGGCTGGACAACTAACTGGATATGAAATTGATGTATTGCGTGAAGGCGCAGAAGAAGATGTAGAATTACGTGAATTTTCCGACGAAATCGAAGATTGGATTATTAAAGAATTTCAAAAAATTGGTCTGGATACAGCCAAGAGTGTTCTTGAATATGACATGGCCGATTTGATTAAAAGAACCGATCTTGAAGAGGAAACTGTTAAGCACGTTATTAACATTTTAAAAGAAGAATTTGAAGAGTAG